One window of Nocardioides dongkuii genomic DNA carries:
- a CDS encoding biotin--[acetyl-CoA-carboxylase] ligase gives MNAESTWCPSPSRPPLDPDRLAAAPERAPGTRVEVVEEVASTNATVVERAGSGEPEGLVVAAEHQTAARGRLDRTWEAPARSALVFSVLLRPAVPARSWPWLPLLTGYAVGRALRARGYDAGVKWPNDVLLGDRKVAGILVERVESPVGPAAVVGIGLNVSMTADELPVPTATSLLLAGGTAPDRTELLVDLLAALRTAYDGWQAGGERGDAELRAAYTEACVTVGRDVRVQLPGGADLIGRATGIDPGGRLVVAGPDGPTAVGAGDVVHVRPAGR, from the coding sequence GTGAACGCCGAGTCGACGTGGTGCCCGTCACCCTCCCGTCCGCCGCTCGACCCGGACCGCCTGGCCGCGGCGCCCGAGCGGGCCCCGGGCACCCGGGTCGAGGTCGTCGAGGAGGTCGCCTCCACCAACGCCACCGTCGTCGAGCGCGCCGGGTCCGGGGAGCCGGAGGGCCTGGTGGTGGCGGCCGAGCACCAGACCGCGGCGCGCGGCCGGCTGGACCGCACCTGGGAGGCCCCGGCCCGGTCGGCGCTGGTCTTCTCGGTGCTGCTCCGGCCCGCGGTGCCGGCGCGCTCCTGGCCGTGGCTCCCGCTGCTGACCGGGTACGCCGTGGGCCGGGCGCTGCGCGCACGCGGGTACGACGCCGGCGTGAAGTGGCCCAACGACGTGCTCCTCGGCGACCGGAAGGTGGCCGGGATCCTGGTGGAGCGGGTCGAGTCGCCGGTGGGCCCGGCCGCGGTCGTGGGGATCGGCCTGAACGTCTCCATGACCGCCGACGAGCTCCCCGTCCCGACCGCGACCTCGCTGCTGCTCGCGGGCGGCACCGCGCCGGACCGCACCGAGCTGCTCGTCGACCTGCTCGCCGCCCTGCGCACGGCGTACGACGGGTGGCAGGCGGGCGGCGAGCGCGGCGACGCCGAGCTGCGCGCGGCGTACACGGAGGCCTGCGTGACCGTGGGCCGGGACGTCCGTGTCCAGCTGCCCGGCGGGGCGGACCTGATCGGCCGGGCCACCGGCATCGACCCCGGCGGCCGGCTCGTGGTGGCCGGCCCCGACGGGCCGACGGCGGTGGGCGCCGGGGACGTCGTGCACGTGCGACCGGCCGGACGCTGA
- a CDS encoding acyl-CoA carboxylase subunit beta yields MSAQPGEGTEVPDGPDAPDIHTTAGKLADLDRRLDEAVHAGSAKAVEKQHAKGRKTARERIELLFDEGSFVELDELARHRSTAFGLEKTRPYGDGVITGYGSIDGRQVCVFSQDFTVFGGSLGEVYGEKIVKVMDLAIKTGCPIIGINEGAGARIQEGVVSLGLYGEIFRRNVHASGVIPQISLIMGNCAGGHVYSPAVTDFTVMVDQTSAMFITGPDVIKTVTGEDVSMEDLGGARTHNTKSGNAHYMASDEDDALEYVKALLSFLPQNNLDESPTYDDAAVTEITELDRTLDTIIPDSPNQPYDMHDVITAVLDDEEFLEVQELFAPNLIIGFGRVEGRSVGVVANQPMQFAGTLDIDASEKAARFVRFCDAFNIPVLTFVDVPGFLPGTDQEWNGIIRRGAKLIYAYAEATVPLVTVITRKAYGGAYDVMGSKHLGADMNVAWPTAQIAVMGAQGAANIVHRKTLAAIEADGGDVEAKRAELIDEYETTLANPYIAAERGYIDAVIQPHETRLDIVRALRLLRSKRETLPAKKHGNIPL; encoded by the coding sequence GTGAGCGCACAGCCCGGCGAAGGCACCGAGGTCCCGGACGGACCCGACGCCCCCGACATCCACACCACCGCCGGCAAGCTGGCCGACCTCGATCGGCGCCTCGACGAGGCGGTGCACGCGGGCTCGGCGAAGGCGGTCGAGAAGCAGCACGCGAAGGGCCGCAAGACCGCCCGCGAGCGGATCGAGCTGCTCTTCGACGAGGGCTCCTTCGTCGAGCTCGACGAGCTCGCCCGGCACCGCTCCACGGCGTTCGGCCTGGAGAAGACCCGGCCCTACGGCGACGGCGTGATCACCGGGTACGGCTCGATCGACGGCCGCCAGGTGTGCGTGTTCTCCCAGGACTTCACGGTCTTCGGCGGCTCGCTCGGCGAGGTGTACGGCGAGAAGATCGTCAAGGTCATGGACCTCGCCATCAAGACCGGCTGCCCGATCATCGGCATCAACGAGGGCGCCGGCGCCCGCATCCAGGAGGGCGTGGTCTCCCTCGGCCTGTACGGCGAGATCTTCCGCCGCAACGTGCACGCCTCGGGCGTCATCCCGCAGATCAGCCTGATCATGGGCAACTGCGCGGGCGGCCACGTCTACTCCCCCGCGGTCACCGACTTCACCGTGATGGTCGACCAGACCTCGGCGATGTTCATCACCGGCCCCGACGTGATCAAGACCGTCACCGGCGAGGACGTCTCGATGGAGGACCTCGGCGGCGCGCGCACCCACAACACCAAGTCGGGCAACGCCCACTACATGGCCTCCGACGAGGACGACGCGCTGGAGTACGTCAAGGCGCTGCTGTCGTTCCTGCCGCAGAACAACCTCGACGAGTCGCCGACGTACGACGACGCCGCCGTCACCGAGATCACCGAGCTGGACCGCACGCTCGACACGATCATCCCGGACAGCCCGAACCAGCCCTACGACATGCACGACGTGATCACCGCCGTGCTCGACGACGAGGAGTTCCTCGAGGTCCAGGAGCTCTTCGCGCCCAACCTGATCATCGGCTTCGGCCGGGTCGAGGGCCGCTCGGTCGGCGTCGTGGCCAACCAGCCGATGCAGTTCGCCGGCACCCTCGACATCGACGCCTCCGAGAAGGCCGCGCGGTTCGTGCGGTTCTGCGACGCCTTCAACATCCCGGTGCTGACCTTCGTCGACGTCCCCGGCTTCCTGCCCGGCACCGACCAGGAGTGGAACGGCATCATCCGCCGCGGCGCGAAGCTGATCTACGCCTACGCGGAGGCCACCGTCCCGCTGGTCACGGTGATCACCCGCAAGGCCTACGGCGGCGCGTACGACGTGATGGGCTCCAAGCACCTCGGCGCCGACATGAACGTCGCCTGGCCGACCGCGCAGATCGCCGTGATGGGCGCCCAGGGCGCCGCCAACATCGTGCACCGCAAGACGCTCGCCGCGATCGAGGCCGACGGCGGGGACGTCGAGGCCAAGCGCGCCGAGCTCATCGACGAGTACGAGACGACGCTCGCCAACCCCTACATCGCCGCCGAGCGGGGCTACATCGACGCCGTCATCCAGCCGCACGAGACGCGGCTCGACATCGTCCGGGCGCTGCGCCTGCTGCGCTCCAAGCGCGAGACGCTGCCGGCCAAGAAGCACGGGAACATCCCGCTGTGA
- a CDS encoding acyl-CoA carboxylase subunit epsilon produces the protein MTADASPAPYLRVVNPDATPEEVAAVVAVLSSLGGGAPPASRLVPSWSAPHRQVRRTLPHGPGGWRASSMPR, from the coding sequence GTGACCGCGGACGCGAGCCCGGCGCCGTACCTCCGGGTGGTCAACCCCGACGCGACCCCCGAGGAGGTGGCGGCGGTCGTCGCCGTCCTCTCCTCGCTGGGCGGCGGCGCCCCGCCCGCGAGCCGCCTCGTGCCGTCGTGGTCGGCCCCGCACCGCCAGGTCCGCCGTACCCTCCCCCACGGCCCCGGCGGCTGGCGCGCGAGCTCGATGCCGCGCTGA
- a CDS encoding response regulator transcription factor: protein MDAGNQWTAVIIEDDPDVRDLIDIVLTQSGFKTVVAENGPLGVDAVRDHNPLITTLDVNMPGMDGFAVAKRLREFSSTYLIMITALADEIDVVQGFEAGADDYLVKPFRPRELRARADSMLRRPRARYDVPPSAPEEPPARAPEPEPSVDSWAAEAARDLETGEPALSPYGGAGKRRGAPEPRYPYLPPVDEQPLPPAPPEPAAQPVQQHAATPPPAPVRTEAPRSGSLAERMAVTSWLRLNGLALDRETRIVTLDGVTVELSQAEFDLLASLLETGRRVRSKADLVLTMRGQQYVTSYFVSEADKRSVEVNVANLRRKLGDEGPTARYIETVKGVGYRMAEAV, encoded by the coding sequence ATGGATGCGGGCAACCAGTGGACCGCGGTCATCATCGAGGACGACCCGGACGTCCGCGACCTGATCGACATCGTGCTCACGCAATCGGGCTTCAAGACCGTCGTCGCCGAGAACGGTCCCCTCGGTGTCGACGCCGTGCGCGACCACAACCCGTTGATCACCACGCTCGACGTGAACATGCCCGGCATGGACGGCTTCGCGGTCGCCAAGCGGCTGCGGGAGTTCAGCAGCACCTACCTGATCATGATCACCGCGCTCGCCGACGAGATCGACGTCGTCCAGGGGTTCGAGGCCGGTGCCGACGACTACCTGGTCAAGCCGTTCCGCCCGCGCGAGCTGCGCGCCCGCGCCGACTCGATGCTGCGGCGCCCGCGCGCCCGGTACGACGTGCCGCCGAGCGCGCCCGAGGAGCCACCGGCCCGTGCCCCGGAGCCCGAGCCCTCGGTCGACTCCTGGGCCGCCGAGGCCGCGCGTGACCTGGAGACCGGCGAGCCGGCACTCTCGCCGTACGGCGGGGCCGGCAAGCGCCGCGGCGCGCCCGAGCCGCGGTACCCGTACCTGCCCCCGGTGGACGAGCAGCCCCTGCCCCCGGCCCCGCCCGAGCCGGCCGCCCAGCCGGTCCAGCAGCACGCGGCGACGCCGCCGCCCGCCCCCGTCCGGACCGAGGCCCCGCGGTCCGGGTCGCTCGCGGAGCGGATGGCCGTCACCAGCTGGCTGCGTCTCAACGGGCTGGCGCTCGACCGCGAGACCCGGATCGTCACCCTCGACGGCGTCACGGTCGAGCTGTCGCAGGCGGAGTTCGACCTGCTGGCCTCGTTGCTGGAGACCGGTCGCCGGGTGCGCAGCAAGGCCGACCTGGTGCTGACCATGCGCGGCCAGCAGTACGTCACGTCGTACTTCGTCAGCGAGGCCGACAAGCGCTCGGTCGAGGTGAACGTCGCCAACCTGCGCCGCAAGCTCGGCGACGAGGGCCCGACCGCGCGCTACATCGAGACGGTCAAGGGCGTCGGCTACCGGATGGCCGAGGCGGTCTGA
- a CDS encoding Ig-like domain-containing protein: MPRSVLALVISLTSLLLVAPVLPAQAADVAAVPTTTTLTARVTGPLQVTLDMEVRAEDGSVPTGSVEVREGEDVVATAVLTDGRAATTVSTSVGEHTYVATYVGDAAFQGSESATTVVVRHPYDCRGSFCQPTSLQISSKRVVSPGARPTLKVSVRIKGNAPAATGRVALRLQGPGTRWRVGRDYQDETVKVRLPRLRKVGVYKVTVRFKPAPGSSTEASVRSTRILVQKRRH; the protein is encoded by the coding sequence GTGCCCCGCTCCGTGCTCGCCCTGGTGATCTCCCTGACGTCCCTGCTGCTGGTCGCCCCCGTGCTGCCCGCGCAGGCAGCCGACGTGGCCGCCGTGCCCACCACGACCACGCTGACGGCGAGGGTGACCGGGCCGCTGCAGGTCACCCTCGACATGGAGGTGCGGGCCGAGGACGGGTCGGTGCCCACCGGGTCGGTCGAGGTGCGCGAGGGCGAGGACGTCGTCGCGACGGCCGTCCTCACCGACGGGCGCGCCGCCACGACGGTCTCGACGAGCGTCGGCGAGCACACGTACGTCGCGACGTACGTCGGTGACGCCGCGTTCCAGGGGTCCGAGTCCGCGACGACGGTGGTCGTCCGCCACCCCTACGACTGCCGCGGGTCGTTCTGCCAGCCGACGTCCCTCCAGATCAGCAGCAAGAGAGTGGTCTCCCCGGGCGCCCGCCCGACGCTCAAGGTCAGCGTGCGGATCAAGGGGAACGCCCCCGCCGCCACCGGTCGCGTCGCCCTGAGGCTGCAGGGTCCGGGCACCCGGTGGCGGGTCGGCCGGGACTACCAGGACGAGACGGTCAAGGTCCGGCTACCCCGGCTGCGCAAGGTCGGCGTCTACAAGGTCACCGTGAGGTTCAAGCCGGCCCCCGGCTCCAGCACCGAAGCATCCGTGAGGAGCACCAGGATCCTCGTGCAGAAGCGCCGCCACTAG
- a CDS encoding Maf family protein: protein MTSLVLASASPARLATLRSAGVEPVVIVSGVDESQLEGLAPADLARGLAELKCAAVAQRDDLPEGALVLGCDSVLELDGEALGKPADAEEAVRRWHAMRGRSGVLRTGHCLRDTATGRTVSATASTTVHFADVSDDEIAAYVATGEPLLVAGAFTVDGLGGAFVTGIEGDHHNVVGVSLPLLRELTAELGHSWTALWSPRPAPHPPAGTGR, encoded by the coding sequence GTGACCTCGCTCGTCCTGGCCTCCGCCTCCCCCGCCCGCCTCGCGACGCTCCGCAGCGCGGGCGTCGAACCCGTCGTGATCGTGTCCGGCGTCGACGAGTCCCAGCTCGAGGGGCTCGCGCCGGCGGACCTCGCGCGCGGCCTCGCCGAGCTCAAGTGCGCCGCGGTGGCGCAGCGCGACGACCTGCCCGAGGGCGCGCTGGTCCTGGGCTGCGACTCGGTGCTCGAGCTGGACGGCGAGGCGCTGGGGAAGCCCGCGGACGCCGAGGAGGCGGTACGCCGCTGGCACGCGATGCGCGGGCGCAGCGGGGTGCTGCGCACCGGCCACTGCCTGCGCGACACCGCGACCGGCCGCACCGTCTCGGCGACCGCGTCCACCACCGTCCACTTCGCCGACGTCAGCGACGACGAGATCGCGGCGTACGTCGCGACCGGCGAGCCGCTGCTGGTGGCCGGCGCGTTCACCGTCGACGGCCTCGGCGGCGCGTTCGTGACCGGCATCGAGGGCGACCACCACAACGTGGTCGGGGTGAGCCTGCCGCTGCTCAGGGAGCTGACGGCGGAGCTGGGACACTCCTGGACGGCTCTGTGGTCGCCGCGTCCGGCTCCGCACCCTCCGGCAGGTACAGGTCGTTGA
- a CDS encoding GtrA family protein, whose product MSSRSQRVLAEAGRFLAVGGLATMVALFLFNLMVHGFVPGRDALLADQPILAYVLANTVGMGISYHGSRNWAFRDRPPRHADGGLTAYVAINVLTMTLPIACLMISRDVLGLDDPVSDNIAANVIGLLLGLGARFYLFRTFVFHRPINLNDLYLPEGAEPDAATTEPSRSVPAPPSAP is encoded by the coding sequence GTGTCCAGCCGGAGCCAGCGCGTCCTCGCCGAAGCGGGTCGGTTCCTCGCCGTCGGCGGACTGGCCACGATGGTCGCGCTGTTCCTGTTCAACCTGATGGTGCACGGCTTCGTCCCGGGCCGCGACGCGCTGCTGGCCGACCAGCCGATCCTCGCCTACGTCCTCGCCAACACCGTGGGCATGGGGATCAGCTACCACGGCAGCCGCAACTGGGCGTTCCGCGACCGGCCGCCGCGGCACGCCGACGGCGGGCTCACGGCGTACGTCGCCATCAACGTGCTGACGATGACGCTGCCGATCGCCTGCCTGATGATCAGCCGCGACGTGCTCGGGCTCGACGACCCGGTCTCCGACAACATCGCCGCCAACGTGATCGGGCTGCTGCTCGGCCTGGGGGCGCGGTTCTACCTGTTCCGCACCTTCGTCTTCCACCGGCCGATCAACCTCAACGACCTGTACCTGCCGGAGGGTGCGGAGCCGGACGCGGCGACCACAGAGCCGTCCAGGAGTGTCCCAGCTCCGCCGTCAGCTCCCTGA
- a CDS encoding glucose-1-phosphate adenylyltransferase family protein — protein sequence MTRERVLAIIQAGGAGGRMDVLTRERAKPALPYAGVFQLVDLPLSNLAHSGISDVWLSVQFQGASLEEQVANGRPWDLDRNHGGLRLLMPQEGTGSLDEDGFAKGNADELYRIRDQVTGHAPDVLVVVSADHVYRFDFADALETHRRTGAECTVVTTTVPVGDQASDHAVVEVDGEGRVTGFEYKPEEPASDVIATEIFLYDPLVLVEVLQDLHRELSADPEAGEEPGDTGLGDFGDHLLPRLVERGKVVAHVHDGYWRDVGQPHLYLLAHQEVLTDDVGVLGVREWPVLTRQPQRQPARVLDGAEVVDSMLSPGCRVAGTVRRSVLGPGVVVEAGAEVVDSVVYADCVVRSGAVVAWAIVDGESTVERDARVGDPGAPALDDPDAVTLVGQGSVVGEGVHLAPGSRLEPGTTA from the coding sequence ATGACCCGCGAACGCGTCCTCGCCATCATCCAGGCCGGCGGCGCCGGCGGCCGCATGGACGTGCTGACCCGCGAGCGCGCCAAGCCCGCGCTGCCGTACGCCGGGGTCTTCCAGCTCGTCGACCTGCCGCTGTCCAACCTGGCGCACAGCGGCATCTCCGACGTGTGGCTCTCGGTGCAGTTCCAGGGCGCGAGCCTCGAGGAGCAGGTGGCCAACGGGCGGCCCTGGGACCTGGACCGCAACCACGGCGGGCTGCGGCTGCTGATGCCGCAGGAGGGGACCGGCAGCCTCGACGAGGACGGGTTCGCGAAGGGCAACGCCGACGAGCTCTACCGAATCCGCGACCAGGTCACGGGGCACGCACCCGACGTGCTGGTGGTCGTGAGCGCCGACCACGTCTACCGCTTCGACTTCGCCGACGCGCTCGAGACCCACCGGCGCACCGGCGCCGAGTGCACGGTCGTCACGACGACGGTGCCGGTCGGCGACCAGGCCTCGGACCACGCGGTCGTCGAGGTGGACGGCGAGGGCCGGGTCACCGGGTTCGAGTACAAGCCCGAGGAGCCGGCGAGCGACGTCATCGCCACCGAGATCTTCCTCTACGACCCCCTCGTGCTGGTCGAGGTGCTCCAGGACCTGCACCGCGAGCTCTCCGCCGACCCGGAGGCCGGCGAGGAGCCCGGCGACACCGGGCTGGGCGACTTCGGCGACCACCTGCTGCCGCGGCTGGTCGAGCGCGGCAAGGTCGTGGCCCACGTGCACGACGGCTACTGGCGCGACGTCGGCCAGCCGCACCTCTACCTGCTCGCGCACCAGGAGGTGCTGACCGACGACGTCGGCGTGCTCGGCGTACGGGAGTGGCCGGTGCTGACCCGTCAGCCGCAGCGCCAGCCCGCGCGGGTGCTCGACGGCGCCGAGGTGGTCGACAGCATGCTCAGCCCGGGCTGCCGCGTGGCCGGCACCGTGCGCCGCAGCGTGCTCGGCCCGGGCGTGGTGGTCGAGGCCGGGGCCGAGGTCGTCGACAGCGTGGTCTACGCCGACTGCGTCGTCCGGTCGGGTGCGGTCGTGGCGTGGGCCATCGTGGACGGGGAGTCCACGGTTGAGCGGGACGCCCGCGTCGGCGACCCGGGCGCACCCGCGCTCGACGACCCCGATGCCGTCACCCTCGTCGGCCAGGGCTCCGTCGTGGGCGAGGGCGTGCACCTGGCCCCCGGCAGCCGGCTGGAGCCGGGCACGACCGCCTGA
- a CDS encoding acyl-CoA dehydrogenase family protein, which translates to MTTSTTYELSREHEEFRRSVREFARAEIAPHAAQWDRDHHFPVDVVQRMGALGLFGLTAPEEYGGAGEDGDFTSLCVAIEEIGRVDQSMGITLEAAVGLGINPILTFGTDEQRRTWLPDLVAGRRVAGFGLTEPGAGSDAGATRTKAVLEGGEWVVDGAKQFITNSGSEITSVVAVTARTGDRPDGRPELSAILVPSGTPGFTAEKPYDKLGWHASDTHPLSFAGARVPEANLLGERGRGYAQFLATLDDGRVAIAALAVGCIQACLDMSLEYAGERQTFGGPIGRKQGVAFQIADLEVMLHASRLLTYRAAAMKDSMADGHGASMKEFKQAAAVAKLYATESAVTATRIATQVFGGYGFMEEYPVARFYRDAKVLEIGEGTSEVQRMLIARGLGLPVE; encoded by the coding sequence ATGACCACGTCGACGACCTACGAGCTGTCCCGCGAGCACGAGGAGTTCCGCCGGAGCGTGCGCGAGTTCGCCCGCGCCGAGATAGCGCCGCACGCGGCGCAGTGGGACCGCGACCACCACTTCCCGGTCGACGTGGTGCAGCGGATGGGCGCGCTCGGGCTGTTCGGCCTCACCGCCCCCGAGGAGTACGGCGGCGCGGGGGAGGACGGCGACTTCACCAGCCTCTGCGTCGCGATCGAGGAGATCGGCCGGGTCGACCAGTCGATGGGCATCACCCTCGAGGCCGCGGTGGGTCTCGGCATCAACCCGATCCTGACCTTCGGCACCGACGAGCAGCGCCGGACCTGGCTGCCCGACCTGGTCGCGGGCCGCCGGGTCGCGGGCTTCGGCCTCACCGAGCCGGGCGCCGGCTCGGACGCCGGGGCCACGCGCACCAAGGCGGTCCTCGAGGGCGGCGAGTGGGTGGTCGACGGCGCGAAGCAGTTCATCACCAACTCCGGCTCCGAGATCACCAGCGTCGTGGCCGTCACCGCGCGCACCGGCGACCGGCCCGACGGCCGCCCCGAGCTCTCGGCGATCCTGGTCCCGTCGGGCACGCCCGGATTCACCGCCGAGAAGCCGTACGACAAGCTCGGCTGGCACGCCTCCGACACCCACCCGCTCAGCTTCGCGGGGGCGCGGGTCCCCGAGGCCAACCTGCTCGGCGAGCGCGGCCGCGGCTACGCCCAGTTCCTCGCCACGCTCGACGACGGCCGGGTGGCCATCGCCGCGCTCGCGGTCGGCTGCATCCAGGCCTGCCTGGACATGAGCCTGGAGTACGCCGGGGAGCGCCAGACCTTCGGCGGCCCGATCGGCCGCAAGCAGGGCGTCGCCTTCCAGATCGCCGACCTCGAGGTGATGCTGCACGCCAGCCGGCTGCTCACCTACCGCGCCGCCGCGATGAAGGACTCGATGGCCGACGGGCACGGCGCCTCGATGAAGGAGTTCAAGCAGGCCGCCGCGGTCGCCAAGCTCTACGCCACCGAGTCCGCGGTGACCGCGACGCGCATCGCGACCCAGGTCTTCGGCGGCTACGGCTTCATGGAGGAGTACCCCGTCGCCCGGTTCTACCGGGACGCCAAGGTGCTCGAGATCGGCGAGGGCACCTCCGAGGTGCAGCGGATGCTCATCGCCCGCGGGCTCGGCCTGCCCGTCGAGTGA
- a CDS encoding acetyl/propionyl/methylcrotonyl-CoA carboxylase subunit alpha, whose product MPESKPLQKVLIANRGEIAVRVVRACKDAGIGSVAVYAEPDRDALFVRLADEAHSLGGATPAESYLDIAKIIAVAEKAGADSVHPGYGFLAENAEFAQAVIDAGLTWIGPPPAAIEALGDKAKAKHIADKANAPLAPGTKDPVKDADEVVEFAKANGLPVAIKAVFGGGGRGLKVARTLEEIPDAYESAVREAVTAFGRGECLVEKFLDKPRHVETQCLADQHGNVVVVSTRDCSLQRRNQKLVEEAPAPFLSEEQVSELYESSKRILREAGYYGAGTCEFLVAQDGTISFLEVNTRLQVEHCVSEEVTGIDLVREMFRIAAGEELGYADPEIRGHSIEFRINAEDGGRNFMPAPGTLSAWSPPGGPGVRLDGGYENGETIPGSFDSLIAKLIVTGRDRTQALERSRRALDEFVVDGMPTVIPFHRVVVRDPAYVGASTPTGEGSFEVYTQWIETEFDNRIAPYAGDSAEAEEAGERQTVVVEVGGKRLDVVIPAGLGGLANGAAGGGSAKKPKRTAGKSAGAAASGDAVTSPMQGTVVKVVVEEGQEVAEGDTVVVIEAMKMEQPLKAHKAGTVTGLQAEAGATVTNGAVICEIK is encoded by the coding sequence GTGCCGGAGAGCAAGCCCCTGCAGAAGGTCCTCATCGCCAACCGCGGTGAGATCGCGGTCCGGGTCGTACGGGCCTGCAAGGACGCCGGCATCGGCAGCGTGGCGGTGTACGCCGAGCCCGACCGCGACGCCCTCTTCGTCCGGCTCGCCGACGAGGCGCACTCGCTCGGGGGCGCGACCCCGGCCGAGTCCTACCTCGACATCGCCAAGATCATCGCGGTCGCGGAGAAGGCCGGCGCCGACTCCGTGCACCCCGGCTACGGCTTCCTCGCCGAGAACGCCGAGTTCGCCCAGGCCGTCATCGACGCCGGGCTGACCTGGATCGGCCCGCCGCCCGCGGCGATCGAGGCGCTGGGCGACAAGGCCAAGGCCAAGCACATCGCCGACAAGGCGAACGCGCCGCTCGCCCCCGGCACCAAGGACCCGGTCAAGGACGCCGACGAGGTCGTCGAGTTCGCCAAGGCCAACGGGCTGCCGGTCGCCATCAAGGCGGTCTTCGGCGGCGGCGGCCGCGGCCTCAAGGTCGCCCGCACGCTCGAGGAGATCCCGGACGCCTACGAGTCGGCGGTCCGCGAGGCGGTCACCGCCTTCGGCCGCGGCGAGTGCCTGGTCGAGAAGTTCCTCGACAAGCCCCGCCACGTCGAGACCCAGTGCCTCGCAGACCAGCACGGCAACGTCGTGGTGGTCTCCACCCGCGACTGCTCGCTGCAGCGCCGCAACCAGAAGCTGGTCGAGGAGGCGCCCGCGCCGTTCCTCAGCGAGGAGCAGGTCAGCGAGCTCTACGAGTCCTCCAAGCGGATCCTGCGGGAGGCCGGCTACTACGGCGCCGGCACCTGCGAGTTCCTGGTCGCCCAGGACGGCACGATCTCCTTCCTCGAGGTCAACACCCGCCTCCAGGTCGAGCACTGCGTCTCCGAGGAGGTCACCGGCATCGACCTGGTCCGCGAGATGTTCCGGATCGCGGCCGGCGAGGAGCTGGGGTACGCCGACCCGGAGATCCGCGGTCACTCCATCGAGTTCCGCATCAACGCCGAGGACGGCGGCCGCAACTTCATGCCCGCGCCCGGCACCCTCTCCGCGTGGAGCCCGCCCGGCGGTCCCGGCGTCCGGCTCGACGGCGGCTACGAGAACGGCGAGACCATCCCCGGCTCGTTCGACTCCCTCATCGCCAAGCTGATCGTCACCGGCCGCGACCGCACCCAGGCGCTGGAGCGCTCGCGGCGGGCCCTCGACGAGTTCGTCGTCGACGGCATGCCGACGGTCATCCCGTTCCACCGGGTGGTCGTCCGCGACCCGGCGTACGTCGGCGCCTCGACCCCCACCGGCGAGGGCTCCTTCGAGGTCTACACGCAGTGGATCGAGACCGAGTTCGACAACCGGATCGCGCCGTACGCCGGGGACTCCGCGGAGGCGGAGGAGGCCGGCGAGCGGCAGACCGTCGTGGTCGAGGTCGGCGGCAAGCGGCTGGACGTCGTGATCCCCGCGGGTCTCGGCGGCCTGGCGAACGGCGCGGCCGGCGGCGGCAGCGCGAAGAAGCCGAAGCGCACGGCCGGCAAGTCGGCCGGCGCGGCCGCCTCGGGCGACGCGGTGACCAGCCCGATGCAGGGCACGGTCGTCAAGGTCGTCGTCGAGGAGGGCCAGGAGGTCGCCGAGGGCGACACCGTGGTCGTCATCGAGGCGATGAAGATGGAGCAGCCGCTCAAGGCCCACAAGGCCGGCACGGTCACCGGCCTGCAGGCCGAGGCCGGCGCCACCGTCACCAACGGAGCGGTCATCTGCGAGATCAAGTGA